Proteins from one Antennarius striatus isolate MH-2024 chromosome 12, ASM4005453v1, whole genome shotgun sequence genomic window:
- the akap17a gene encoding A-kinase anchor protein 17A isoform X2, protein MTTIVHDTTEAVCLSSEYNLYLKPIAKMTISVALPQLKLPGKSISNWEVMERVKAMVVPEQFSALRISKSTMDFIRFEGEVENKTVVKNLLSRLDGKTIKLSGFTDVLKVRAVENKLDFPTRHDWDSFFRDAKDMNETLPGERPDTIHLEGLPCRWFSQKDSQFPDRPSEEVLHVVFQTFGKVRNVDIPMLDPYREEMSDKNFNTFSFGGHLNFDAYVQYQEYCGFTKAMDTLRSMKLMLKGEDGKAVACNIKVTFDTSKHLSESSMKRRSLERLKLQELERQREEQKRREKEEEERRKEDERNKKVQEQEEKERRKEERIRKREQKLREKEERKNLKKVRRQQEEEQKKLQMKIAMEERRLLLAQRNLESIRLIAELLARAKAWKQKQQEKEKAEQEEQERLERSRQMEELARLHQLEACRRKQEEALRRVEVEKERALELQRREKELREKLLCNMLKKSSDKTTRSPGPQDRAGLVASEEASDPGCSNMMLGVLGLVNVLNNEEQVAKSSVHTQVLGKNRAGEDRREGGEDRKKNREGRKEMEMRSRQSKNQVRDRDRSHRERRSCSQGRGRSAHNYSRRRRSPSHRRRSSSRHRRSCSHHDRRRRSHSHCSRSTSSSQDRSLSRSHSKGRSHWSAKMQHDDADVKD, encoded by the exons atgacaaccatTGTTCATGACACCACAGAGGCTGTGTGCCTTTCGTCTGAGTACAACTTGTACCTCAAGCCCATTGCAAAAATGACTATCAGTGTTGCTCTGCCCCAGCTCAAGCTCCCTGGGAAGAGCATCTCCAACTGGGAAGTTATGGAGAGAGTAAAGGCCATGGTAGTTCCAGAGCAGTTTTCTGCCCTGCGTATTTCAAAGAGCACCATGGATTTCATCCGCTTTGAGGGAGAGGTGGAAAACAAGACAGTAGTCAAGAACCTGTTGAGCCGTCTGGATGGGAAGACAATCAAACTTAGTGGGTTTACTGATGTACTCAAG GTCCGGGCTGTTGAAAATAAGTTGGATTTTCCTACACGTCATGACTGGGACTCGTTTTTCCGTGATGCCAAGGACATGAATGAAACTCTACCAGGAGAGAGGCCTGACACCATCCACCTGGAAGGACTTCCTTGTCGTTGGTTTAGTCAGAAGGACAGCCAGTTCCCAGACAGGCCCTCAGAAGAGGTCCTTCATGTTGTATTCCAGACGTTTGGCAAG gTGCGAAATGTTGACATTCCCATGCTGGACCCATACCGAGAAGAGATGTCTGACAAGAACTTCAACACTTTCAGTTTTGGGGGTCATCTCAACTTTGACGCTTATGTGCAGTACCAGGAGTACTGCGGTTTCACCAAGGCAATGGACACCCTACGTAGTATGAAGCTGatgctgaaaggagaagatggGAAAGCGGTGGCTTGCAACATCAAG gtgacCTTTGACACTAGCAAGCATCTGAGTGAGTCTTCTATGAAGAGGAGAAGCTTGGAGAGGCTGAAGTTACAGGAGCtggagaggcagagagaagAGCAGAAACGAcgggagaaggaagaggaggagcggcGAAAGGAGGATGAGAG GAACAAGAAAGTCCAGgaacaggaggagaaggaaaggagaaaagaagagaggatACGAAAGCGAGAACAAAAGTTgcgagagaaagaagagagaaagaactTGAAGAAGGTGAGgcgacagcaggaggaggagcagaagaagcttcAGATGAAGATCGccatggaggagaggaggctgcTGTTGGCTCAGCGCAACCTGGAATCCATACGGCTCATTGCTGAGCTGCTAGCCAGAGCCAAG GCCTGGAAGCAGAAgcaacaggagaaagaaaaagcagaacaaGAGGAACAAGAGAGACTAGAGCGGTCCCGACAGATGGAGGAATTGGCTCGTCTTCATCAGCTGGAGGCCTGTCGACGCAAGCAGGAGGAGGCGCTCCGGAGGGTCGAGGTGGAGAAGGAGCGCGCTCTGGAGCTCCAGCGCCGAGAGAAGGAGTTGAGGGAGAAACTGCTCTGTAACATGTTGAAGAAGAGCAGCGACAAAACCACCAGATCTCCGGGCCCACAGGATCGAGCTGGCCTTGTAGCGAGTGAGGAGGCGTCGGATCCCGGCTGCAGCAACATGATGTTGGGGGTCCTGGGTCTGGTTAATGTCCTGAATAATGAGGAGCAGGTGGCCAAATCTAGTGTGCACACTCAGGTTTTAGGAAAGAACAGAGCAGGAGAGGACAGAAGGGAAGGAGGggaggacaggaagaagaaCCGGGAGGGGAGaaaggaaatggaaatgagGAGCAGGCAAAGTAAGAATCAGGTAAGGGACCGTGATCGGTCCCACAGAGAGAGACGCTCCTGTAGCcaggggagggggcggagcgCCCACAACtacagcaggaggagaaggagcccCAGCCACCGCAGAAGGAGCTCAAGTCGTCACAGAAGGAGCTGCAGTCACCATGACAGGAGGAGGCGCAGCCACAGCCATTGCAGCAGGAGTACCAGCTCCAGCCAGGACAGGAGTCTGAGCAGGAGTCACAGCAAAGGGAGGAGCCACTG GTCAGCAAAGATGCAACATGACGATGCAGATGTCAAAGACTGA
- the sowahca gene encoding ankyrin repeat domain-containing protein SOWAHC, with translation MMAFQCTEQAVQEFLVKRGGRVQQMELIDHFLSICGGNEKSDEALDHEVLKCVVDSVGFVKVENGVKFVCLNADDCVGSVMRADTGGHDYAECNGNIQEALDNNHINANNTAAPGESTSLAVSLDGPPNDNDRPVAPSQNNKTTTMTSISGGGGGEVKLRERRRRESAPVIRVQDPEAPPTGCQSQQIRGARRVSRGSQRAMLVSCLSEDSTLEGLDPVGDISTPKGSRRNFIELMMSSSPQVRRSLINRGSRLRDSVKSDGDSTSLLSATTDEDCASVTLDPLEHEWMLCASDGLWESLQPLLNVEPGLVAKKDFVTGFTCLHWAAKQGKAELLSRLLAFAKENSIPVNVNVRSSAGYTPLHLAAMHGHTQVVRVLLSDWEADPDARDYGGRRAIQYLPPPLAADLQEEGLVVSPGTESDSENANCNSSGGRGWRFPRVLPGNLNPLRRLNPPAEAAEDAAASRKTKVGMERKTSLSRLNARLHRGRHRAQIIHSASFRDPAEVGRSGEITSSPLRTRPLSNLFG, from the exons ATGATGGCGTTCCAGTGCACGGAGCAAGCCGTGCAGGAGTTCCTCgtgaagagaggagggagggtcCAACAGATGGAGCTGATCGATCATTTCCTATCAATTTGTGGGGGAAATGAGAAGTCGGACGAGGCTTTGGATCATGAGGTCCTGAAATGCGTCGTAGACAGCGTAGGTTTTGTGAAAGTGGAAAACGGGGTGAAATTTGTGTGCTTAAATGCTGACGACTGCGTGGGGTCGGTGATGCGTGCGGACACGGGCGGCCACGATTACGCAGAATGCAATGGTAACATCCAGGAGGCGTTAGACAACAACCACATCAACGCCAACAACACAGCCGCTCCAG GTGAATCCACTTCATTGGCAGTGAGCCTGGATGGACCCCCCAATGACAACGACCGACCTGTAGCCCCCTCCCAGAATAACAAGACCACTACAATGACTTCTATctcaggtggaggaggaggggaggtgaagctgagggagaggaggaggcgaGAGTCGGCCCCAGTGATTAGGGTGCAGGATCCTGAGGCCCCCCCCACAGGCTGCCAGAGCCAGCAGATCAGAGGGGCTCGTAGGGTGTCCAGGGGGTCCCAGCGAGCCATGCTGGTCAGCTGTCTGTCTGAGGACAGCACCTTGGAAGGACTGGACCCTGTTGGAGACATCAGCACACCCAAGGGGAGTCGCAGGAACTTCATAGAACTGATGATGAGTAGCTCTCCTCAG GTTCGGCGGTCTCTCATCAACCGTGGTTCACGCCTCCGGGACTCGGTGAAGAGCGATGGAGATTCGACATCACTCCTGTCTGCCACCACTGATGAGGACTGTGCTTCGGTGACCCTAGACCCGCTGGAACACGAGTGGATGCTGTGTGCCTCAGATGGCCTTTGGGAAAGCCTGCAGCCCCTGCTCAATGTGGAGCCTGGCCTAGTGGCCAAGAAAGACTTTGTGACGGGCTTTACCTGCCTCCACTGGGCGGCCAAGCAGGGGAAAGCTGAACTGCTTTCCCGGCTGCTGGCCTTCGCCAAGGAGAACTCTATAcctgtgaatgtgaatgtgagaTCAAGTGCTGGTTACACTCCGCTACACCTGGCAGCCATGCATGGACACACTCAG GTGGTTCGTGTGTTGCTGTCTGACTGGGAGGCGGACCCAGATGCTCGAGACTATGGTGGGAGGCGGGCCATCCAGTACCTGCCCCCGCCACTGGCTGCTGACCTCCAGGAGGAGGGACTGGTCGTCTCACCAGGAACTGAGTCTGACAGTGAAAACGCCAACTGCAACAGCAGTGGAGGGCGTGGCTGGCGCTTTCCCAGAGTCCTCCCTGGCAATCTGAACCCGCTGCGGCGCCTGAACCCTCCCGCCGAGGCAGCAGAGGATGCGGCTGCGAGCAGAAAGACCAAGGTGGGGATGGAAAGGAAGACGTCCCTGAGCCGGCTGAACGCACGGCTGCATCGAGGACGCCACCGAGCGCAGATCATCCACAGCGCCTCCTTCAGGGATCCTGCAGAGGTGGGAAGAAGTGGGGAGATAACCAGCAGTCCTCTGCGAACCCGACCACTGTCCAACCTGTTTGGATGA
- the akap17a gene encoding A-kinase anchor protein 17A isoform X1 translates to MTTIVHDTTEAVCLSSEYNLYLKPIAKMTISVALPQLKLPGKSISNWEVMERVKAMVVPEQFSALRISKSTMDFIRFEGEVENKTVVKNLLSRLDGKTIKLSGFTDVLKVRAVENKLDFPTRHDWDSFFRDAKDMNETLPGERPDTIHLEGLPCRWFSQKDSQFPDRPSEEVLHVVFQTFGKVRNVDIPMLDPYREEMSDKNFNTFSFGGHLNFDAYVQYQEYCGFTKAMDTLRSMKLMLKGEDGKAVACNIKVTFDTSKHLSESSMKRRSLERLKLQELERQREEQKRREKEEEERRKEDERNKKVQEQEEKERRKEERIRKREQKLREKEERKNLKKVRRQQEEEQKKLQMKIAMEERRLLLAQRNLESIRLIAELLARAKAWKQKQQEKEKAEQEEQERLERSRQMEELARLHQLEACRRKQEEALRRVEVEKERALELQRREKELREKLLCNMLKKSSDKTTRSPGPQDRAGLVASEEASDPGCSNMMLGVLGLVNVLNNEEQVAKSSVHTQVLGKNRAGEDRREGGEDRKKNREGRKEMEMRSRQSKNQVRDRDRSHRERRSCSQGRGRSAHNYSRRRRSPSHRRRSSSRHRRSCSHHDRRRRSHSHCSRSTSSSQDRSLSRSHSKGRSHWYGHSRHSRGSSRGSSKSHSHYSRRYRRRSNSRDRSYSRRR, encoded by the exons atgacaaccatTGTTCATGACACCACAGAGGCTGTGTGCCTTTCGTCTGAGTACAACTTGTACCTCAAGCCCATTGCAAAAATGACTATCAGTGTTGCTCTGCCCCAGCTCAAGCTCCCTGGGAAGAGCATCTCCAACTGGGAAGTTATGGAGAGAGTAAAGGCCATGGTAGTTCCAGAGCAGTTTTCTGCCCTGCGTATTTCAAAGAGCACCATGGATTTCATCCGCTTTGAGGGAGAGGTGGAAAACAAGACAGTAGTCAAGAACCTGTTGAGCCGTCTGGATGGGAAGACAATCAAACTTAGTGGGTTTACTGATGTACTCAAG GTCCGGGCTGTTGAAAATAAGTTGGATTTTCCTACACGTCATGACTGGGACTCGTTTTTCCGTGATGCCAAGGACATGAATGAAACTCTACCAGGAGAGAGGCCTGACACCATCCACCTGGAAGGACTTCCTTGTCGTTGGTTTAGTCAGAAGGACAGCCAGTTCCCAGACAGGCCCTCAGAAGAGGTCCTTCATGTTGTATTCCAGACGTTTGGCAAG gTGCGAAATGTTGACATTCCCATGCTGGACCCATACCGAGAAGAGATGTCTGACAAGAACTTCAACACTTTCAGTTTTGGGGGTCATCTCAACTTTGACGCTTATGTGCAGTACCAGGAGTACTGCGGTTTCACCAAGGCAATGGACACCCTACGTAGTATGAAGCTGatgctgaaaggagaagatggGAAAGCGGTGGCTTGCAACATCAAG gtgacCTTTGACACTAGCAAGCATCTGAGTGAGTCTTCTATGAAGAGGAGAAGCTTGGAGAGGCTGAAGTTACAGGAGCtggagaggcagagagaagAGCAGAAACGAcgggagaaggaagaggaggagcggcGAAAGGAGGATGAGAG GAACAAGAAAGTCCAGgaacaggaggagaaggaaaggagaaaagaagagaggatACGAAAGCGAGAACAAAAGTTgcgagagaaagaagagagaaagaactTGAAGAAGGTGAGgcgacagcaggaggaggagcagaagaagcttcAGATGAAGATCGccatggaggagaggaggctgcTGTTGGCTCAGCGCAACCTGGAATCCATACGGCTCATTGCTGAGCTGCTAGCCAGAGCCAAG GCCTGGAAGCAGAAgcaacaggagaaagaaaaagcagaacaaGAGGAACAAGAGAGACTAGAGCGGTCCCGACAGATGGAGGAATTGGCTCGTCTTCATCAGCTGGAGGCCTGTCGACGCAAGCAGGAGGAGGCGCTCCGGAGGGTCGAGGTGGAGAAGGAGCGCGCTCTGGAGCTCCAGCGCCGAGAGAAGGAGTTGAGGGAGAAACTGCTCTGTAACATGTTGAAGAAGAGCAGCGACAAAACCACCAGATCTCCGGGCCCACAGGATCGAGCTGGCCTTGTAGCGAGTGAGGAGGCGTCGGATCCCGGCTGCAGCAACATGATGTTGGGGGTCCTGGGTCTGGTTAATGTCCTGAATAATGAGGAGCAGGTGGCCAAATCTAGTGTGCACACTCAGGTTTTAGGAAAGAACAGAGCAGGAGAGGACAGAAGGGAAGGAGGggaggacaggaagaagaaCCGGGAGGGGAGaaaggaaatggaaatgagGAGCAGGCAAAGTAAGAATCAGGTAAGGGACCGTGATCGGTCCCACAGAGAGAGACGCTCCTGTAGCcaggggagggggcggagcgCCCACAACtacagcaggaggagaaggagcccCAGCCACCGCAGAAGGAGCTCAAGTCGTCACAGAAGGAGCTGCAGTCACCATGACAGGAGGAGGCGCAGCCACAGCCATTGCAGCAGGAGTACCAGCTCCAGCCAGGACAGGAGTCTGAGCAGGAGTCACAGCAAAGGGAGGAGCCACTGGTACGGTCACAGCAGACACAGCAGAGGCTCCTCCAGGGGCAGCAGTAAAAGTCACAGTCATTACAGTCGACGATACAGGAGGCGCAGCAACAGCAGAGATAGGAGCTACTCCCGCCGACGCTAA